The Halomonas sp. KG2 genome contains a region encoding:
- the trmJ gene encoding tRNA (cytosine(32)/uridine(32)-2'-O)-methyltransferase TrmJ: MLERIRIVLIGTSHPGNIGGVARAMHNMGLADLALVAPRCEVITQDSISRASGADHLLHQANVHASLEDAVADCTLAVGASARSRTLPWPMISPRELAERLPSECQPDNARVALVFGREDSGLTNAELQRCHAHVHIPTNADFSSLNLAAAVQVIAYECRMAWLSQQDSASTAEEPDDALATHAELERYFEHLERTLIAIEFHDPAQPRQLMARLRRLYLRARPEKMEMNILRGILSATEKATDKHHP, encoded by the coding sequence ATGCTTGAGCGCATCCGTATTGTTCTTATTGGCACTAGCCATCCTGGTAATATTGGCGGCGTCGCCCGCGCCATGCACAACATGGGCTTAGCCGATTTAGCCCTGGTGGCACCGCGCTGTGAGGTGATTACCCAAGACAGCATTTCCCGCGCGTCGGGAGCCGACCACCTGCTGCATCAGGCAAACGTTCACGCCTCTCTTGAAGACGCCGTTGCTGACTGTACGCTTGCCGTGGGCGCTAGCGCTCGTTCGCGCACGCTGCCCTGGCCAATGATTTCCCCACGCGAGCTAGCCGAGCGCTTGCCCAGCGAGTGCCAGCCCGACAATGCACGTGTCGCGCTGGTGTTTGGCCGCGAGGACAGCGGCTTAACCAATGCCGAGCTACAGCGCTGCCATGCCCACGTACATATCCCCACCAATGCGGATTTCAGCTCGCTAAACCTAGCCGCCGCCGTTCAGGTGATTGCCTATGAGTGCCGCATGGCATGGCTAAGCCAACAAGATAGCGCTAGCACCGCTGAAGAGCCGGATGATGCGCTGGCCACCCATGCCGAACTAGAGCGCTACTTTGAGCATTTGGAGCGCACGCTGATAGCCATTGAATTTCATGACCCCGCACAGCCGCGCCAACTGATGGCGAGATTGCGTCGCCTGTACCTACGTGCTCGTCCTGAAAAAATGGAGATGAATATTCTGCGTGGCATTCTTTCGGCAACCGAAAAAGCGACAGACAAACATCATCCATAG
- a CDS encoding inositol monophosphatase, translating to MNPMVQFTLRAARGAVEHFLRVRERIENAHDEFNLDRLLEDTARKAEATIVQQLQRGYPQHGFSGRYTPHKAGEGEGADIVWKIEPMHGYSNLAVAGKGFALSVVCLVKDRPEHAVIICPFSDDEYIASRGRGAQHNDKRMRVSKPTAISGTRIAMSLPETWLRPSHLPAYLTITQQLAPQVEAMLASASGLLDICELACGRVDSVFVLGLEEQDMQVGTLLLKEAGALMGTPDGKPTVNAEGQLMAAGPRLYKALIKQLAPHF from the coding sequence ATGAATCCTATGGTCCAATTTACGCTGCGCGCTGCGCGTGGCGCTGTTGAACACTTTTTACGTGTTCGTGAACGCATTGAAAATGCTCACGATGAATTTAACCTCGACCGCTTGCTAGAAGACACTGCTCGCAAAGCAGAGGCCACCATTGTTCAACAGCTGCAGCGTGGGTACCCCCAGCACGGCTTCAGTGGCCGCTATACGCCCCATAAAGCGGGTGAAGGCGAAGGCGCTGATATCGTCTGGAAAATTGAACCAATGCACGGCTATTCCAATTTAGCAGTGGCAGGTAAGGGCTTTGCTCTCTCAGTGGTGTGTCTCGTCAAAGATCGCCCCGAACACGCGGTCATTATCTGTCCGTTTTCTGACGATGAGTATATCGCCAGCCGCGGCCGCGGTGCTCAGCACAACGATAAGCGCATGCGTGTAAGCAAGCCTACCGCCATTAGCGGTACGCGGATAGCGATGAGCCTGCCAGAAACTTGGTTGCGCCCCAGCCATTTGCCCGCTTACCTGACCATTACTCAACAATTAGCTCCCCAAGTGGAAGCCATGCTGGCATCTGCTAGCGGCCTGCTGGATATTTGCGAACTTGCCTGTGGGCGTGTGGACAGTGTCTTTGTTTTGGGTCTTGAAGAGCAGGATATGCAGGTGGGAACGCTATTGCTGAAAGAGGCCGGTGCGCTGATGGGCACGCCTGACGGCAAGCCGACAGTGAACGCTGAAGGTCAACTGATGGCCGCTGGCCCACGTCTGTACAAAGCCTTGATTAAACAATTGGCACCGCATTTTTAA